The following coding sequences are from one Neodiprion lecontei isolate iyNeoLeco1 chromosome 7, iyNeoLeco1.1, whole genome shotgun sequence window:
- the LOC107220611 gene encoding structural maintenance of chromosomes protein 2: MYVKSMVIDGFKSYGKRVEINGFDKEFNAITGLNGSGKSNVLDAICFVLGITNLSQIRANSLQDLVYKSGQAGVTKASVTITFDNRDRSSSPMGYEDYKEITVTRQVQIGGKNKYMINGSTVQNKRAHDMFCSVQLNVNNPHFLIMQGRITKVLNMKPVEILSMIEEAAGTSLYENKKNIALKTIEKKDSKLKEISSVIKEVLEPRLRKLKDQKSQYLEFQRVERELDHCHRIYIAWEYVSTLEKITNTAAQVDKVQSVVQAKTKAIDDGAQEIVNINQRVEEIHRARDAEKGSKLEELESELKRTESQEHKLTAEANSTKESIEAEIKLVGQLKTNIKDDEAALTTKEKELSKVSELFRSLKAQCEEDSALYQVAQERYEKVSSGLLLSEDGENATLEQQLMNAKQQATKAKTEIKQCQMTLKHSKEQLVKKQAEMRSTETQYKQDSKNLEEMEKELKSLQNEIDKLDYNEASKEALQEEAKLISRNVASLRSRSDNFEARHSQLRFQYQDPEPNFNRNSVKGLVCKLFTVKEPATATALETAAGGRLFNVVVDTETTSKKLLQRGQLQQRVTIIPLNKISGRTMDPKIVRLAEAVGGKGNVQPALSLIDYPPEIAKAMNWIFGQIFVCKDMETAQKVTFHERIMKKCVTLEGDVFDPAGTLSGGAGSKTGSLLLQLDELKTIQNQLNEDERSLAEINRKLTSSADVSKKFQVLKQRFDLRNHEVELVRQRLQQTLHHKLREEVEVLKSTIEEATQTLETAKRVESESTKRANDIEGQLKDAVNIRERQLKAVEMEMKDMKQKSTKSREQWQKREQESETLNLEITELRKAIQIGKEQLVAAEEKLANLKEASVTRDESLAEIRENVKALQAKVKMQKEAINQKNKEIQKLLNRKEEIAKQQIDFELEIQKLNHEIAAIQETAGESESRIKALSRKYDWIEKDKAYFGTAGGIYDFNADSPTEMGRRISQLQKEHDKLSRNINTRAMDLLSREEEEYSKLMKKKQIVESDRKKILEAIQELDEKKKEILAKACKQVNKDFGSIFSTLLPGADAKLEPPENKTYLDGLEVKIGFSGIWKESLSELSGGQRSLIALSLILAMLLFKPAPLYILDEVDAALDLSHTQNIGSMLKRHFTQSQFIIVSLKDGMFNNANVLFRTKFIDGFSAVMRTANTAAARKN; encoded by the exons ATGTACGTTAAGTCGATGGTTATAGACGGCTTTAAGTCGTACGGAAAGAGAGTCGAGATAAATGGATTTGATAAGGAATTCAATGCCATCACCGGCCTCAACGGGAGCGGGAAATCAAACGTGCTTGATGCGATATGTTTCGTTTTGGGAATCACGAATCTCTCGCAG ATCCGAGCGAACTCGCTCCAAGATTTGGTCTACAAGTCCGGACAGGCCGGAGTGACCAAAGCCAGCGTTACAATAACGTTCGACAATCGAGATCGTAGTTCATCGCCAATGGGCTATGAAGATTACAAGGAGATTACGGTCACCCGGCAGGTTCAAATTGGTGGAAAAAACAAGTACATGATCAACGGATCCACTGTGCAAAACAAGCGAGCCCATGATATGTTCTGCTCGGTTCAGCTGAACGTCAACAATCCACACTTCTTGATTATGCAAGGAAGAATAACAAAGGTTTTGAACATGAAGCCTGTAGAAATTCTGTCAATGATTGAGGAAGCAGCAGGCACGAGCTTGTACGAGAACAAAAAGAACATTGCTTTGAAAACAATCGAGAAAAAGGACAGCAAGTTGAAGGAAATATCAAGC GTCATTAAAGAGGTACTTGAGCCACGACTGCGGAAACTGAAGGACCAGAAGTCTCAGTACCTAGAATTCCAGCGAGTCGAGAGGGAGCTGGATCATTGCCACAGAATTTATATTGCCTGGGAATACGTTTCCACTTTGGAGAAAATTACCAACACTGCGGCCCAAGTGGACAAGGTCCAAAGTGTTGTCCAGGCAAAGACGAAAGCTATCGATGACGGGGCGCAGGAAATCGTGAATATCAACCAACGAGTAGAAGAAATCCACAGGGCTAGGGATGCG GAAAAGGGCAGTAAGCTTGAGGAGCTCGAAAGTGAGCTGAAGCGCACCGAGAGCCAGGAGCACAAGCTTACGGCAGAGGCGAACAGTACTAAAGAGAGTATAGAGGCAGAGATTAAGCTGGTTGGACAGCTGAAGACGAACATAAAGGATGACGAGGCAGCTCTGACAACGAAGGAAAAGGAACTGTCAAAAGTTAGCGAACTATTCAGAAGTTTGAAGGCGCAGTGCGAGGAGGACTCGGCGCTGTATCAAGTGGCACAAGAGCGATACGAGAAAGTCAGCTCAGGGCTGCTGCTGAGTGAGGATGGAGAAAACGCGACACTGGAGCAACAGTTAATGAACGCGAAGCAGCAGGCGACCAAGGCGAAAACGGAGATTAAGCAGTGCCAAATGACACTGAAGCACAGTAAGGAGCAGCTGGTGAAAAAACAGGCAGAGATGCGTAGCACAGAGACCCAATACAAACAGGACAGTAAAAATCTCGAGGAAATGGAGAAGGAACTCAAGAGCCTTCAAAATGAGATCGACAAGCTTGACTATAACGAGGCCTCCAAAGAGGCGCTTCAGGAAGAGGCAAAGCTCATAAGCAGGAACGTGGCTTCGCTGCGCTCGCGGAGTGATAATTTTGAAGCGCGTCACTCACAGCTCAGATTCCAATACCAGGATCCAGAGCCGAATTTCAATCGAAACTCGGTCAAGGGGCTGGTCTGCAAACTGTTCACGGTAAAAGAGCCAGCCACAGCTACCGCCCTGGAAACCGCAGCTGGTGGCCGGTTATTCAATGTGGTTGTCGACACAGAGACGACGAGTAAAAAGTTGCTGCAGCGCGGGCAGCTTCAGCAACGCGTGACCATCATTCCTCTGAACAAGATAAGTGGTCGTACAATGGACCCGAAAATAGTGAGGCTCGCGGAGGCGGTCGGCGGTAAGGGAAATGTGCAACCAGCTTTGTCACTGATTGACTATCCTCCAGAAATCGCTAAAGCCATGAATTGGATATTCGGTCAGATATTCGTGTGCAAGGACATGGAGACCGCCCAGAAAGTAACCTTCCACGAACGCATTATGAAAAAGTGCGTCACTCTCGAAGGCGACGTCTTTGACCCCGCTGGAACGCTCAGTGGCGGCGCTGGCTCAAAAACTGGCTCGCTGTTGCTCCAGCTTGACGAGCTCAAAACTATCCAGAACCAGCTGAACGAGGACGAGAGATCGCTGGCTGAAATTAACCGAAAGTTAACCAGCAGCGCAGATGTCTCGAAGAAATTCCAGGTCCTCAAGCAGCGCTTTGATCTCAGGAATCATGAGGTCGAATTGGTCCGTCAGAGGCTCCAGCAAACTTTGCATCACAAATTGCGAGAAGAG GTTGAAGTGCTGAAGTCGACGATAGAAGAGGCGACGCAGACGTTGGAGACGGCGAAGCGAGTCGAGTCGGAGAGCACAAAGCGGGCCAATGACATCGAGGGGCAGTTGAAAGACGCGGTCAACATCCGAGAGCGGCAATTGAAGGCTGTCGAGATGGAGATGAAAGATATGAAGCAGAAGTCGACCAAGAGCAGAGAGCAGTGGCAGAAGCGTGAGCAGGAATCGGAAACGCTTAATTTGGAGATAACTGAGCTGAGGAAAGCGATTCAGATTGGGAAGGAACAGCTTGTTGCGGCTGAGGAGAAGCTGGCGAATTTGAAGGAAGCTTCGGTGACGCGAGACGAGAGTCTTGCCGAAATACGAGAAAACGTAAAGGCGCTTCAGGCCAAAGTTAAGATGCAGAAAGAGGCAATAAACCAGAAGAACAAGGAAATCCAAAAGCTTTTGAACAGGAAAGAGGAAATCGCTAAACAGCAAATCGACTTCGAACTCGAGATACAAAAATTGAACCACGAGATAGCCGCGATTCAGGAAACAGCTGGCGAGAGCGAATCGAGGATAAAGGCACTGTCGAGGAAGTACGATTGGATCGAGAAGGACAAGGCCTACTTTGGaactgcgg GTGGTATCTACGACTTCAACGCGGACTCGCCGACGGAAATGGGTCGCAGGATATCTCAGCTCCAAAAGGAACACGACAAGCTCAGCAGAAACATAAACACCAGGGCAATGGATTTACTGAGCAGGGAAGAGGAGGAGTACAGCAAACTGATGAAGAAGAAACAGATAGTGGAGAGCGACAGGAAAAAAATACTCGAGGCCATACAGGAACTTgacgaaaagaagaaggagataTTGGCCAAGGCTTGCAAGCAG GTCAACAAGGACTTTGGCTCTATATTCAGCACCCTTTTGCCAGGTGCGGACGCGAAGCTGGAACCGCCGGAAAACAAGACCTACCTCGACGGACTCGAGGTAAAAATCGGTTTTTCTGGTATCTGGAAGGAGTCGCTGAGCGAGTTGTCGGGTGGTCAGAGGTCGCTGATCGCCTTGTCGCTGATCCTGGCCATGCTGCTGTTCAAACCGGCGCCCCTTTATATCCTGGATGAAGTCGACGCTGCGTTAGATTTATCCCACACCCAGAATATCGGGAGCATGCTCAAGCGGCATTTCACTCAATCGCAGTTCATAATCGTCTCGTTGAAGGACGGCATGTTCAACAACGCGAACGTTCTTTTTAGGACAAAATTCATCGACGGTTTTTCAGCCGTCATGAGGACTGCGAATACCGCCGCAGCTCGTAAGAACTAA